A window from Parambassis ranga chromosome 13, fParRan2.1, whole genome shotgun sequence encodes these proteins:
- the LOC114444919 gene encoding myelin-oligodendrocyte glycoprotein-like, whose amino-acid sequence MKVLVLCVILLQGSQHVSAVELYEGDSVLLPCDFYTFDLDDPTVVWSREDLRPSTVHQRQLEGDELTEQNQAYRGRTSMIADALDSGDLTLNLTNLQLSDSGSYTCTVRDPRMGQRRVGDVQLQVKERFPTWAIVLLSLLVLLVLAVSGGLLFHFRHYFMSVYKVEVASGVTSVQLPCKTTAHLPVDTKVEWTDKDKWIVHVYENGSDRPEDQHEFYSNRTKMNEDLLRTGDLSLTLKYPTDEDTNTYTCTVYSKKGDILMKKQVILDVRGDQRSVL is encoded by the exons ATGAAGGTGttggtgctgtgtgtgatccTCCTGCAGG ggtCCCAGCATGTCTCAGCTGTGGAGCTGTATGAGGGGGACTCTGTCCTGCTGCCCTGTGACTTTTACACTTTTGACCTGGACGACCCCACAGTGGTGTGGAGCCGTGAAGACCTCCGTCCTTCAACCGTCCACCAGCGTCAGCTGGAAGGAGACGAGCTGACGGAGCAGAACCAGGCTTACAGGGGACGAACGTCCATGATCGCTGACGCTCTGGATTCTGGAGACCTGACCCTGAACCTGACCAACCTCCAACTGTCTGACAGCGGCAGCTACACCTGCACCGTCAGAGACCCAAGGATGGGACAGAGGAGAGTGGGAGACGTAcagctgcaggtcaaag AAAGATTTCCAACCTGGGCCATAGTTctgctcagtctgctggtcctccTGGTCCTGGCTGTCTCTGGAGGTCTCTTGTTTCATTTCCGGCACTATTTCATGTCAG tcTACAAGGTGGAGGTGGCCTCTGGGGTGACGTCTGTCCAGCTGCCCTGCAAAACCACAGCTCACCTGCCTGTAGACACTAAAGTGGAGtggacagacaaagacaaatggaTAGTCCACGTGTATGAGAACGGCTCTGACCGACCTGAAGACCAGCACGAGTTTTACAGTaacagaacaaagatgaatgaagacctgctgagaactggagacctcagtctgaccctgaaatACCCCACAGATGAAGACACCAacacctacacctgcaccgtCTACAGCAAGAAGGGAGACATCCTGATGAAGAAACAAGTGATACTTGATGTCAGAGGGGATCAGAGGTCAGTGCTGTAG